CAGCGGGGGCCACGCAAAGGTATTGATCCCCTCGGTTTTCAAACTGTTTGATGATTTTGGGGCCGAATTTTTCGGCCAGCAGGGTGATGTCTTGGCGGGAAGTATCGGCGGACATGGCTTTTAGATGGGGTTGCGGGCCTCGGCCGGGCTGGTGGCCAGGGGGGCGGCGGATTCGGAACCGACGAGTTTTTCGGGAGCCAGCGAACTGGATTCATCCCAGTCGATCGCTCCGACTTTGATGACATAGGCCATGCCGACGATCCAGATTCCCATGTAGATGAGGATGTCGACGCCGGTGAAGATTTTGTATTCCAGCGAGGCGTTTTTGAAGACGGAGAGCCAAGGCCACAAGAAGACGACTTCGATGTCGAACAAGACGAACAGGATGGCGATAAGATAGAACTTGATGGGGAACCGTTCATTGGCGTCCCCCAGTGGTGCAACCCCGCATTCGTAGGGCGACTGTTTGTATTTCGTCACCCTTTTTGGGCCAAGGATGTAGCTTCCGACGACCATGACCGAGCAGACGACGGCGGCAATGGCCATCATCATGAGGATCGGCAGGTATTCCCCGAACATGGCCGGATGTTACCAGCCTGTCCGAGGTCAGAAGTAAACTTGTCCCGATGACGGTCTATGACGCATTGAACCGGATTGCTGGTGGAGGGGATCTCACGGCATCAGAAGCCGAGCAAGTGATGGGCACTCTGATGATCGGCGAGGTCCACCACGGCGTGATCGGCGGTTTGTTGGTCGGCATGCAAGTCAAAGGGGTGACCGGTGCCGAACTGGCCGGATTTGCAACGGCGATGCGGAAAAGGGCTGTCCGGTATGAATTCGATACACCGGATCTGGTGGACACTTGCGGAACCGGAGGGGGGCGGGCCAGCTTCAACTTGAGCACGGGAGCGGCCATTTTGGCGGCGGCTTGCGGGGCCAAAGTGGCCAAGCATGGCAACCGGGCGGTGACGAGCTTTTGCGGCAGCGCCGACGTTTTGGAAGCATTAGGGATCCCGATCGAGGGGACTTTGGAAGAGCAGTGGCGGCGACTGGACGAGACAGGACTTGTTTTT
This window of the Armatimonadota bacterium genome carries:
- the ndhC gene encoding NADH-quinone oxidoreductase subunit A, producing MFGEYLPILMMMAIAAVVCSVMVVGSYILGPKRVTKYKQSPYECGVAPLGDANERFPIKFYLIAILFVLFDIEVVFLWPWLSVFKNASLEYKIFTGVDILIYMGIWIVGMAYVIKVGAIDWDESSSLAPEKLVGSESAAPLATSPAEARNPI